The genomic interval AGCCAATGCCGAGGCGCTGGCCATCGCCGATGAGGTGATCGAGCGTCTGGCGCTTGCCCGCGTGGCACGCCGGCTGGCGGGCGAGCTGTCGCATGGCCAGCAGCGCCGGCTGGAGGTCGGCATGGCCATGGCGGCGCGCCCGCGCGTCATCCTGCTGGACGAGCCGACCTCCGGCATGGGCATCGACGATATCGAGGCGATGAAACAGCTGATCCGCGACCTCGGCCGCGACCATACCGTGCTGTTCATCGAGCATAACATGGGCATCGTGATGAACATCTCGGACATGGTCACGGTGATGCGGCTGGGCCGCAAGCTGGTCGAGGGTCCGCCCGCGCAGGTCCGCGACGACCCCGAGGTGCAGCGCGCCTATCTGGGCAACATGATTACGGGGGACATCGCATGACCGCCGCGCTGAAACTGACCGACCTGCACGCCTATTATGGCAAGAGCCACATCCTGCAGGGCGTCACGCTGGAGGTCGGGCCGGGCGAGATCGTCACCC from Paracoccus sp. MA carries:
- a CDS encoding ABC transporter ATP-binding protein, producing MTDIALQTRGLGVKYGTFHALAEVDLQIRRNSVHSIIGPNGAGKTTLFHALTGRVRASSGRIELDGRDITDTSDDDRVRLGIARSFQVTSLFPNLALRENLRLAAQGRTPWQALAPWRRAEANAEALAIADEVIERLALARVARRLAGELSHGQQRRLEVGMAMAARPRVILLDEPTSGMGIDDIEAMKQLIRDLGRDHTVLFIEHNMGIVMNISDMVTVMRLGRKLVEGPPAQVRDDPEVQRAYLGNMITGDIA